In the genome of Marinomonas algicola, the window AAGCTGATAACCTGTTGCCAGAATATGTTGTTTGGTGTCTCGGGTAATTGTTTTCATAAGCACATAATAATAAAAAATAGACCAGTCGTCTAGTTTTGTCTATATGCCGTTAAACAGTAAATCATTTAGTGGCTTTAAAAAGAGAGAGGTGCAATGCTCACTGATTGGCTTGTCTTAAATTGTCCATAACGGTCACAAAAGTGATTTAGTGTTTGTTCGTTATTTACAATGGCCTTTGCTACACTTCGAGGCCTTAAATTAGGGGTTTCTATGGATAAAAAAATAATAAACGGCAAAAAATTGTTAGTAGTAGAAGATGATATTGAGCTGGCTTCTCTGGTTCAAGAATTTCTAAGCAAAAATGGCTATCTAGTTAATGTTGTTACAAATGGTACCGAAGCACCAAGCCAAATTTTGGAGCAGCAACCTGACCTAGTTATTCTCGATGTTATGTTACCTGGTTTGTCTGGAATGGATGTCTGTCGTATGGTGAGGCCAACTTATCAAGGTGCTATTCTGATGCTGACATCACTTGATGAAGACATTGATCAAATGCTAGGACTTGAATTGGGTGCGGACGATTATGTGATCAAACCTGTAAAACCTAGATTATTACTTTCTCGTATTAAGGCCTTATTAAGACGTTCAGACATACATAACCTTGCTTTGATCGATGTTCATAGCACGGAAATTGAAGAGTCTAATGCTCTATCATCAAAGAATCTGAGTACATTAGAGATAGATCTAAATAAAAGGCGAGTCACTATAGGCGGACAAGATGTTTACTTGACTACGGCTGAATACGACCTTTTAAGCTTACTAGTCGCTGATGCTGGAGAGATAGTGTCTCGAGAATTTATTTTACAAAGTCTTAGAGGGTTTGAATACGATGGGCTTGATAGGTCTATTGATCGACGTATATCTCGTCTTAGAAAAAAATTGGATGATGATCCAATCACCCCGCAAATCATTAAAACGATTCGCAGTAAGGGGTATCTATTTTGCGCACCTGTCCAGTTAATTGCAGGGACAAAGTGAGAGTCATGGCATGATTAAATTGTTTATAAGAATTTGGATCCTAGTATTTTTGCCACTGTTTTATTTGATTTATATTACCGCATACAATCCAATACACGCTGTTAACGATGCGGCTAGATTTGACCGAATCACCAAGAGCTTTAAAGGGACTTTTTTTCTTATAGAGCAGAACTTAGAGTCAAGGCCTCAATCTGAATGGGAGTCTGACTTTCCGTTAATTGCTGAGTCATTTAGTTATGAATTAACCTTAATTACTATTGACGATAAAATTGATTATCAAGGGGATTTAAAAAACCTTAATCAGGGCGAGTTTATTGTTTACAGCGATAATAATGGCTCCGACGCGATTATAAAGCGGGTTATGGACAGTCCTTGGTTTGTTCATATGATGTTAGGAGAGACTGAGGAACAAAGAATGCATAACCTCAGTAAAGGCACCGTTGAGCTTCTTAAAAAAACATTACAACGGACACCTCAATCTGAATGGCCGTCTCAACTGTCTGAGATTCAGACTGAGTTTGGGTTTGACTTAACTCTTACCGCTAAGGAAACCTTAGAAATTGATGCGGTGAAACACGTTCAACTTAATCGTTTTGGTATGACATGGTTAATAAATAGTGGAAATGAAACCGTAATTTACCAGCTAACTCCCGATGACGATATTATACTCAAAGTGGGTCCAATTCCTGTGCCTGGAGATATTCTCTATGTTTTTATGGCTGTCATTGCCGTATTCGTGACCGTTGTGTCGCTGAGTATTTTGATATTTGTATTTCCTCTTTGGCGAGATCTCAATAAACTGTCTAAAACGGCGTCTTTATTTGGAGAAGGGTATCTTGATCAAAGAGCCAGTATTGGTCGATTTTCCGCGATTTCTCGCCTTGCAAAATCTTTTAATTCCATGGCTGAACGTCTTGAGAAAATGGTCAAAAGTCAGAGAGAACTGACTAATGCCATCGCACATGATTTACGAACCCCGTTGACTCGGTTGAGTTTTGCATTTGAGATGCTTGATACGAGAGGCGCCACAAAAATGGAAAAGAAACGCTATAAAAATAGCATCACTTCTGGGATCGAAACGCTTGATTACTTAATCAATCAGATCTTAATGCTGTCCCGTTACAGTAGAGCGACTGATATTACACATTTTTCCCATAATGTCTTTGCGCAACAAATACATTATGAATTTAACTTGTTGAAAACTGAACACCCCGAAATTGTTTTTCAATTAGAGATATCAGATGAGCTGCAAAGTAAAAGTATTTTTATAGATAAGAGAGCGATGTTGCGTGCATTGAATAACCTAACGTCAAATGCACTTACTTTCACCAAGAGTACTATTCGTATTAGTTTTATTCAGTTTGGTAACGAATATAGGTTGTCCGTAGAGGATGATGGCGAAGGTATTAAAGAAGTTGATAGAGAAAAGGTGTTTATTCCTTTTAGACAACTTGATAATGAACACAGAGGAGCCGCTAAAGGTCATGGTTTAGGCTTAGCAATTGTCCAGCAAATTGCAGAATGGCACTCTGGAAGAGCGTCAGTAAAAACATCCAGAGTAGGTGGAGCCTATTTTGAAATTCGCTGGCCAGTTAGATAAATGGTCACATACTGTCCAAAAAGTGCCACAGACTTTATTAGATCCACGCTTAATAATGGTTGTTGTTTAATTCATCTAAATCAACCACCTTTAATAGGTTAAGGAAAGGCTATGACAGTTATCTTGCTTAAAAACCATTACTCTTCTCTAAAAATATCAATGTTATTGATTACTTCGGTACTTGTTAGTCAGCAAGTTAAAGCGGATGAAATGAATTACGCTATTGGAGGCAGCGCCGGATCCTTAGGCTTAGGACTTAGTGCTAGCAGTACGACACCATTTCACATTTTTCCGGGAGATAAAATCCAGTTGCGAGCGGTAATAAGTGGTTTTGAAGGAGATGATGAAATGGACGTCAGTATCGCTGGTATTGATTATGAGGCGACGGATTACTCTAAGTCTTCATTGCAAGGCGGCGTAGATTGGTATCCGATACAGTCATCTGGGTGGATGAATAAGTTTTTTATTTCCGGTGGAGTCATCTATCAGAATGATCAAGCAAGCTATTCAGCAGAAAACGACAAACCTTATACAATTGGCTCTACAAATGTCGCTCCAGGAGAGGTAGACTCATTTACAGCCGACGTAGAGCGTAATGACATTACGCCTTATATTAGTCTAGGTTGGGGTAATAAAATTGACTCGACAAGCGGCTTTAGTTTTCAGACTGAAATTGGAGTCGCCCTATCTTCAAATGAGCCAGCGGTAGAGCTTCAAATAAAGGGACTCAACCATAATGTGACGGCTGCTGATCTTGAAGAAGAGAAGAAAAACATCCAAGACGATTTAGGTGGTGTGGTTGGCTTTGCCAGCGCCTCGATCACTTATCACTTTTAACTGGGAGGCTATCTTACTCCTTAGGGAATGCTACGCGATGGTTTTTTGTGTGTAACAAAATGCGCATAATTTTCGGCCTGTATGTTTTTTGTACTGGATTGAGAGTGAATAACCGCTTAGTATGAATCTATGGGTGCTTTCAGTCATGTCTTAGTAAGGAAGCGTTGACTGCCCATCAATAAAGTTCATAGTCATAGTGATTGAAAGCTTAGGAGATAAGGATGACCAAAAGAATTGTGATTTGCGCTGATGGTACGTGGAATAAACCAGAAGTAGATCCTGCAAAGGATTTTCCCACGAATGTGTTGAAATTTGCTCGCTCGATACAGCCAGTAACCGATAACGGTATTCAGCAACAAGTATTCTACGATTGGGGTGTAGGGTCTTATTACCATTCAACAGTGGGAGGGGTAGCGGGTCTTGGTGTGCATAAAAATATTATGGATGGATACCGTTATATCATTCAAAACTATTCAGAAGGTGATGAAATTTATTTATTTGGATTCAGCCGAGGCGCTTATACCGTTCGCTCTTTGTGCGGCCTAATCAATAATTGTGGACTATTAAAGCGATCGAATGCGAATAGGGTGCAAGAAGCGTTTAATTTATATAAAAAATCTGGCAAAGCAAATAAACCGGATGGTAAAAACGCCATCGATTTTCGGGTCGCCCATTCTCATGAAAGTCGAACGATACATTTTGTTGGTGTGTGGGATACGGTTGGGGCAATGGGCATACCCATGTCATTTTTGGGCTTGTTTCGAGATCAAGATGAATTTTATGATTCGAAACTAGGCCGTAATGTTAATGTTGCACGGCATGCGCTGGCGATTGATGAACTTAGATCGGATTTTGAACCAACCATCTGGGAATCTCGTCCTGGAATTGATATAAAGCAGACTTGGTTTTCTGGTGTACACTGTGACGTAGGCGGCAGTTATAAGCCAGATGCAAACGGTTTGCAGGCATCAATTGAACCTTTGCGATGGATGGCCAAAGAGGCCTCAAGTTTTGGTTTGGTATTTGAGTCTCACTCTCTGCATGATGACGGTAATGCCAATGGCTTAGCAAAACTGAATCAATCTCGTCGGTCCTTTTACCGAGCGAGGGAAAAACACCTTCGTGAAATTCATCATGGAAAAGGAGACGTATTCATTCATAAATCGGTTAAGAATAGGTGGGACGCGGACACAAAATACAGACCTGAAAACCTCAAGAAATATGTTGAAACGTACGGATGGCCTGATCACTTTGAGTAGTAAATAGCATGAACTTTCTTTTTAATTTAAATCAATCAAGGTTTTAAAGACTGGCTCCTTTTAAACATGGCGTTTTACTTGATTATGTCGCTCACTTAATAGAGAGCGGCATAGACAAGGTTATTCTATGCCCCATTTTCTTTTTTCTTAGCCTCTAATGCTAAGATTTCTTTATAAATTTCTTCCGCCTCAAACGTAAGTTGAGCATACTTTTTTATATCGCCATTTCTTTGTGCCTGCATACCTTGCTCTAGTTTGGAGTCACGGAGTTTATTCAGTTTTTTTAGTGGATCAGACTTAAATATTGAAAACATAATCTCTCTCTAAAGTAAGGAATCTAAATAAATGTATGTCAATGCTTTTGAGTTACCGCATTATTGATACTATAGAGTGGTACGACGCTAAAGAGGGGTTGGATTACTTTTTCTGATGAAATTGTCAATTTCAAAAAACGAATCGGTGTGACTAAGGAATATATCAAGTTGAATTCATTCTGACTTGATATAGAAGACTGAATTAAAAAGGTTCTTATTCGATAAAAAGTTCAATTTAATCCAGTCAGTTGCCAACTTATTTGCTGGCTTAATGTTTAGCCGATTAAGGATGAATTCCCTTAATCGGCTTTATTTATCCATTACTGGGTTGCCTTTTGAGCTTAGTTTGATCGATCTCTTTGTTGGCGTGGTCTTGTTGTGAGCCTGATAATGGATGAATACGACCATTATCCTGATAAAAGCCAATGTCTTTTAACGTATGGCTATCTAGGCTTTTTAATGCTTGTTCAGCGTGCTTTTTAACGAAAAATTCTTTAATTGAGTTTAGTGCTGCAATAATGATCATATGATCTCTCCATATTAAATAATAAGGACGGGATCAATTTGGAAAAGGTATAAATACAGATGCCGCGTCGATCCGCGGCCAAGAAAAAGTCTAGTACGCAGACAAAGTAATCGCTTGTGTGGAACAGCGATTTACTGTGTTTTGATTAATGAAGGTAGTTGCGATTTGATTCAAATAAAGATGTTTCATTGCTTACCTCCAAACGTACTAAAAATTAAATTATGAGAAAACGTTATAAAAATATAACGTAGGTGTATTTGGCCGTATTTTGATCACTAAGTCAATGAAATACAGAAAAAAATGAAAATAAATGTGTTTTTATTAATGTGCTTTTAGTATTTTAGCGGGCAGTATTTATCCCCTTAATTATTTAGTGAAATTAAGGTGTCTATTCGTTGGTGGCTCTTAATAATGGTTTTTAATCCATCTTATCAATTTGATCATGAGGAATAAGGTTGAATGGCAATTAA includes:
- a CDS encoding response regulator: MDKKIINGKKLLVVEDDIELASLVQEFLSKNGYLVNVVTNGTEAPSQILEQQPDLVILDVMLPGLSGMDVCRMVRPTYQGAILMLTSLDEDIDQMLGLELGADDYVIKPVKPRLLLSRIKALLRRSDIHNLALIDVHSTEIEESNALSSKNLSTLEIDLNKRRVTIGGQDVYLTTAEYDLLSLLVADAGEIVSREFILQSLRGFEYDGLDRSIDRRISRLRKKLDDDPITPQIIKTIRSKGYLFCAPVQLIAGTK
- a CDS encoding ATP-binding protein, which produces MIKLFIRIWILVFLPLFYLIYITAYNPIHAVNDAARFDRITKSFKGTFFLIEQNLESRPQSEWESDFPLIAESFSYELTLITIDDKIDYQGDLKNLNQGEFIVYSDNNGSDAIIKRVMDSPWFVHMMLGETEEQRMHNLSKGTVELLKKTLQRTPQSEWPSQLSEIQTEFGFDLTLTAKETLEIDAVKHVQLNRFGMTWLINSGNETVIYQLTPDDDIILKVGPIPVPGDILYVFMAVIAVFVTVVSLSILIFVFPLWRDLNKLSKTASLFGEGYLDQRASIGRFSAISRLAKSFNSMAERLEKMVKSQRELTNAIAHDLRTPLTRLSFAFEMLDTRGATKMEKKRYKNSITSGIETLDYLINQILMLSRYSRATDITHFSHNVFAQQIHYEFNLLKTEHPEIVFQLEISDELQSKSIFIDKRAMLRALNNLTSNALTFTKSTIRISFIQFGNEYRLSVEDDGEGIKEVDREKVFIPFRQLDNEHRGAAKGHGLGLAIVQQIAEWHSGRASVKTSRVGGAYFEIRWPVR
- a CDS encoding DUF2235 domain-containing protein, whose product is MTKRIVICADGTWNKPEVDPAKDFPTNVLKFARSIQPVTDNGIQQQVFYDWGVGSYYHSTVGGVAGLGVHKNIMDGYRYIIQNYSEGDEIYLFGFSRGAYTVRSLCGLINNCGLLKRSNANRVQEAFNLYKKSGKANKPDGKNAIDFRVAHSHESRTIHFVGVWDTVGAMGIPMSFLGLFRDQDEFYDSKLGRNVNVARHALAIDELRSDFEPTIWESRPGIDIKQTWFSGVHCDVGGSYKPDANGLQASIEPLRWMAKEASSFGLVFESHSLHDDGNANGLAKLNQSRRSFYRAREKHLREIHHGKGDVFIHKSVKNRWDADTKYRPENLKKYVETYGWPDHFE
- a CDS encoding DUF6435 family protein → MFSIFKSDPLKKLNKLRDSKLEQGMQAQRNGDIKKYAQLTFEAEEIYKEILALEAKKKENGA